The genomic segment caaaCTTTGAGACCATTATTATCAGTCAGTCATCATTTGAGTGCCAAAGGCTATTTAAATATTGTTGATAACCATGTGCATCCCCTCATGGTCATAATTTGtccatcttctaatggcttcttccagcatgataatgcaccatgtcacaaagcaaatgTCATCTCAGACTGGGTTCATGAACATGACTGTAAGCTCAGTGTTCATGAACGTGACAGTGAGCTCGGTGTTCTTCAGTAGCCTTCCCAGTCTCTGGTTCTGAATCCAGTAAAACACTTTTgggataagataagatgcgtttattgtcattgcacagtgtatgtGCAAAGGATGTGGTAGAACAAGAGATTAACAGTTGAAAGTGCATAcaagtgtgtgtacatacatgaaacagagaaactgtagactatgaagttactattttggagatacaatattttgtttgttccaacagcactaatgtatataataatgCTATTTATaatatacttttttatttgGATAGAGAATACACAGTTCTCTTCCTATTGAAAatagtttctctttttttcagatgTGCTCTAAACATGGGACAGACTTCCTTGAGTACAAATGCCGTTACTGCTGTTCTGTGGCTGTGTTCTTTTGCTTTGGGACCACACATTTCTGCAACGCTTGCCATGATGACTTCCAGAGAATGACCAGTGTCCCCAAAGAAGAGCTGCCTCATTGTCCAGCTGGtaaacttcatttttttctgtaaaaatgcactgtatgatctcattttaaatgaatataaaacagCTCACAATCTAAGCACCATCACTGATGTCCACATATTTagtcatttttcctttttccttgaCAGGTCCTAAGGGTAAACAGCTAGAGGGAAGTGAGTGTCCCCTGCATGTTGTGCATCCTCCAACTGGAGAAGAGTTTGCCCTTGGTTGTGGCGTTTGCAGAAATGCCCATACCTTCTGAACTTCTGGACCCTGTCTGACTCCCTCTTTGAGTCCGTTTTACTTGTCCTGCTAAAACAGCAGAGTCCTGCTTAACTCCAGTCTGAGAGTACTTACCTTGGATGTCTGGTTTAGAGGAGGCACTGATAAGCCACTGTGCTTCAGGattgttcctctctctctctcaatgaaCGCTGAAGAATATaggaaattaaaagaaaaaaatgtggaaaaaacttTGTGACGTGTTTGCATGCAGCCGTTGTAACCCTCGGCTCCCATAAACGTTGCACACCACCTGATCACTGAAGTGTAACAATATGTAAACTGACTCTTTTCGTAATCCTGTACAGTATTCTCCACTATTGAGTGCATCATGGCTTGGCAGAAAAGATTCTGGTAAGATTATATAAGTGGACTGTCAAGAATGTTATGTTGGGAGGAAAATAGTGTATGATTTATCTAATCTTGTATATAATGATAGTATCCAAAATAGGTGTATTCAGATGTTGCTACTTTACACTTCAGTTTTGTTTGATATTCTGGGTTTTGTTTTGAGCCAGAACTTTTAATGAAGTGCAATACTGGGTGTGCCTCCTATCTTGCAGCTGTAAACATATGGAATGTATGTCAATAAAAGccactgtacatttttatacagtgaGACACGCCATTGTTTCCCCCCTGCAAATATAACAAATATCATCTCTGTGCTCAGAACACTTTGATGGGCCTACGTCTGACGTGTCCCTTTCAGCTCCACAATGTTATAATGTGGTACAAatcctttttctgtctttttaaaaaCGTTAAAAGGTGAGTATGTTCTATCATCGTGTTGTAAGAACAGAACACAGAAATCGTTGGGCTGGGGTCAGTCTTCacaccaaaaaaaagaagaaaaaaaatggaaattgtgAATCATTTtttggaagtgtgagaatgtgtgGAAGTGTGATGAACAGCtgctgtaaaagaaaaaaatgctactTGTAAATCTGCTCTGTATTATCTGTGGTGGATAGAGTTGGATGGTAATAAACCAGATTCTCTGTTCTGCAAGGTACATTACAAAGGTgtcgtgtttttttttggtttttttttgtttgtttttctcctgtCAGAGCTGTCCTTAGCTATTAATGTGTAAAGTATGACAACATGGTAATAGGTGTCTGTACTAAGGCTTACTTAAAAAGAATTCCtgctaaattaaataattaaaatgtgcacGTTTGATGGCTGCTTCCTCACAAAGTTATTGCATGAATTGTCTGGTGTgtgagatattgttttactgtagttttgagatggttttggcctaaaacttatttttttatttatagttatgATCGAggtacatataaaaaaaaaaaaaaaacttttttttttttttttttaccataatttcaaaataatcACTGTTATGCataagttcactggtggtttttgtgaataaaactttgtgacccctggttcctatgtAAAAGTTTCAAGTTCCACTGTTGAGAAAtgtgatagaaaccaggagCCACAATGTTTTACTTATATGTTTCTACTTCTTTCTGTTCAACTTTCATCAAAAGATATGAGAGGCTCATTAACTCATAAATACTCTCTCTATAGTAAACCAGTGCTTGTGGAAGTTTCATGTCCTATGTGCCTTCTGAAAATATTCAATGAAAATATCCTGTTACTACTGTAGGGAGGGGGTGCCCTATTTAAAGATGGCTGAAAACGAAAACGCTACCCTGAGAGTGCTCCTCCGGAAAACTTCtatacactgacacacagagtaTCCTAAAGTCACTGAGGGTATAGCACATGTCATCTCTATCGCATGTTTAAGACATATCATTAGACAGCTATAAAGAAAGACTGTAGATAGTACCTTAATGTCAAGGTCAACCTTAATTATCAACAAAACTAGGGAAGTATGATGAGAGGGGCCCCTTTTGCCCAGAATgacagtcaggccaactggatgtgctaaattgcccttaggtgtgagtgtgtgagtgactgtctgtgtctgtctgccctgcgatggactggcgacctgtccagggtgtatcctgccttccgcccgaagactgctgggatagggtTGATAAGGGAGCCAGAGGCCAGAATGTCGTTTTACATGTACAGGAGTAGGCATTACAATATCATCATGTAGGTCATGTAAGGTTCCACACAAAACACCTTTCAACTTGCTATGCGTAGgtttgattcagttcagtttaaaaaGTTCCTTTCATAAACCCGTGTATATATCGACTATATACAAGACTATGATGCGAAGACAAGTAGCTTGAAAAATGTATGGTAACTGGATGAAATGCTGCTTAACTGCTAGAATGAAAAGCTAAACGTCTTGAATTAGATTCTGTTTGCCTTTTCACTGAATAGCTGTTCAATACAGGGAAAAAGTGTTGAGGGTTTTCTTCCTGAAATCTGTTTCAGGCCTCTGGCTGCactgtttacatgttctccTTGTGGGAGTATATCAGCGTGTTACATGAGGCTATCTTAATTTCCCTGCAGCACTGAGGAacgttttttcttttgtgtgatttggtATTTTTCCAAATTCAAGCTGAAGATCTAAACAATGCAACACACTTTTCTGAAATTTTGAGGACTATATCCTGTCATGGAGAACGTCTCGTGCTGTTTACTACTTTAGTCGTTAATCCTAAATCATTCCAAATGTAGTAAAGCAAGCAATGACACGGCACATTTTACACGAGCCTAatgaaatgatttattatttttattagtcaAACTCAACTAATGTGAAACTGAATGCCATCcactaaaatgtgtttaattaaacAATACTGCCATCAGATTTAAGCCTTGCCTGAAGCGCATTAAACATCTTGGTGGAAGGTATACAGGCTATTACAAATGAAAAGACTTTTAGTCTTGCCTTAAACCTCAGCTAAATCATGTATGTAGCAGGTTTCGAGGCAGATGTGTGATTTCTAAATGACACAACAACTGTGTTAAGTCTAGACTGACAGTAATTAAACGCAAATGATACATCGCAATGAAGTTTATTACGAACATTGGCAGTCGCAGGTTGCGGTACGTTGGGCTTGTTTCCAAAGAATAGGTATATTTGGGCCTGTTCCCTGACCCTGCCTCTCTCCACTGTACCTGTCTGATCAAGCCAGACTGCTAGTTTGTCCGTTACACAATCCGCCCACAGcccctttctcttctcctgGTCGACGATTTAAAGGCAATAATTAattcagtggggaaaaaaaacttgcacGTTCATAACAGCAGTAatgaacataaacacagcacCGCTCCGTTCTCTTCAGTTAGGCTAGTTTTCTTCCCCCATACATACTATTTGAGATTATATGCAACGTCTTACCTTCATTTTCAATTATTCATTATGGCCAGTCGGTtttgttaaaagtaaaaaaatagtaaaattaCAGTggttggttatttatttatatatacagtggaaatgtatttgtttgtttctgaaatagaatatatatatatgcatacacatacatttacatacattttttcccCTGCTGTTCTTGCTATTCTTCTCTCGCGAGATCTGACAACCCTGATCCTAGTATAAAGACATTTCGCGATCGGGGGCAGCAGCAGCAAATCTCCCGCGGCTGAGCGCAGGAATTAGGTCAGGCGGTCACAGACAAGCAGGAGGGACTCTGAGCAAAACAACACATCTACATAAGAGCGCCCGGTCAGTTTTCTGGCTTCCAATGCGGCAGACGTCGCCTGTTCGGATGTTTTGGAGTGCAGGTCCCGGCTGACAGCGCAGTGACtgattttcactgtttcagCTTCGGCGAGGTCAACTGAGTGTAAACTGAGAGCAGGTAAGTTAGCACTGAGTCGTGGATTCAGCTACAGGACGGGAGGGCTAATGAAGCTAGTAATTACTGGGGGAAAGAGTAAACATTAGCCTCGCTGTTACACGGCAGAGCGGTGCTGTTTGTGTAGAAAAATAAGTAATTTTTGCTCAGTAAGTGTAGCAGCTACGCTACTAAAGGTTTCTCTGCTGAGCTGCGTTGTAACCGAACCGCGCAGCTCTGCTACTTGCAGCCCGTGTGGTCGCGCAGCTAGTGTGCacttagctaactagctaggttagctggTTTAGCTAGCTACCTAATAAAGACAATGCTGTGAATAAAGATGTGTGCACAAGCCAGCCAGTCAAGTTAatctaaatacataaaacacgTCGATTAATCTTATATCACCTATTTAGCAAGTAAAATACAATCGCAGCTTAACGTGGTCTGTAAAGGTCTTGCCTATTCAATTTGTTTATTAATCAACGACCTCGATTTGCCTcctaattagctagctagcgtaGCTAAGCTAACATTGGTAGTTTTTGATTTGAGAACAAAATTAGTTAACTTAGCCCCCACCGAAAAATCCATATAAGCAGGTTACCTAAGTAGCCGCCGATATTAGACTGCCTTGGGAAAGGAGGAGGCCTGATTCCTggtcttttttttataaagagAACTAAACCTTCCAGTTGTCCTTTTGACAACGCAAGTAGTCGTATAGAACCATTacaacacaaaaaactactATTTGAATGCTTAAGAGGTTCTTCATTTTGTTCAATGTAGAAATGGCATGAAACTGATTTATTTTCCATTCCAGGACTAATATTTAAACCTTCAGTGTTGACCAATGGattcgccccccccccccttatgTCTTAAATATATTGTCAGATATACCGTTTGTGAAAAGTCTTTCTCTATTACTATTCTTGTTTCACCTAAGAATGAAAAGAAGACTGAGCAGGGACATAGAGGGCAGCAGCTCATCTTGTGAAGAACTGATGGAGGTTTGCAAGAGAGCTAGACATCCTAGTGAGGACTCTGGAGATCTGGCATCCAACTGGGCATGGATACCCCAGGAGGTACTGCTGCGCATCTTTCAGTACTTGCCACTGCTAGATCGAGCCTTTGCGTCTCAGGTGTGTCATGGTTGGAACCAAGCCTTTCATATGCCTGAGCTCTGGAGATGCTTTGAATTTGAACTTACACAGCCGGCAAGCTCTTACCTAAAGGCCACCCATCCTGATCTTATCAAGCAGATCATCAAGAGGCACTCAAATCATTTGCAGTATGTAAGCTTCAAGGTGAGGTGCTTTTCCGAGTTTGTTTTATTCTGGCTCAGTTTCTCAATTTTTACAGTAGCAGATTTGCAAACCTGTAGATTAGTGGGAGTAATGTTACCTCGTGATGTTTCTTTGTTGCGTTATGTAAAATGGAGCGTTTCTTTTTAGGTGGACAGTAGTACAGAATCAGCAGAGGCAGCATGTGACATCCTCTCTCAGCTAGTAAACTGCTCATTAAAGACCCTCGGGCTCATTTCTACAGCACGGCCAAGCTTCATGGAGTTACCAAAGGTAAGTTgatgtcaaagaaaaaaaaagtcttagaACACTGACTGCATGTGTaattacttttcttttaatacCCCACAGTCCCATTTCATCTCTGCGTTGACAGTGGTGTTTGTCAACTCTAAGTCCCTGTCATCACTCAAGATTGATGACACGCCAGTTGATGACCCGTCGCTTAAGGTCCTGGTCGCCAATAACAGTGACACACTCAAACTGTTAAAGATGAGCAGCTGCCCACATGTATCTC from the Pygocentrus nattereri isolate fPygNat1 chromosome 6, fPygNat1.pri, whole genome shotgun sequence genome contains:
- the fbxl3a gene encoding F-box/LRR-repeat protein 3, with translation MKRRLSRDIEGSSSSCEELMEVCKRARHPSEDSGDLASNWAWIPQEVLLRIFQYLPLLDRAFASQVCHGWNQAFHMPELWRCFEFELTQPASSYLKATHPDLIKQIIKRHSNHLQYVSFKVDSSTESAEAACDILSQLVNCSLKTLGLISTARPSFMELPKSHFISALTVVFVNSKSLSSLKIDDTPVDDPSLKVLVANNSDTLKLLKMSSCPHVSPAGILCVADQCHGLRELALNYHLLSDELLLALSSEKHVHLEHLRIDVVSENPGQQFHTIKKSSWDAMVRHSPKFNLVMYFFLYEEEFGPFFRDEIPVTHLYFGRSVSKDVLGRVGMNCPRLVELVVCANGLRPLDEELIRIAERCKQLSAIGLGECEVSCSAFVEFVKMCGRRLSQLSIMEEVLIPDHKYSLDEIHWEVSKHLGRVWFPDMMPTW